CAAAAGGGCCTCCCCGGACCTCTCTGCGGATGAACAACTGGCTTGCCACTGGAAGAAGGTGACGCACAGAAACTGCAGAAGGAGCCTCGGAGGGAAAATGAGTGACTTGAACCCTTCTTTTTCCAACAGTGCCACCTGCTGTTTGACTCTCTTCAAGATCTGGTGGACCATGTCAATGACTTCCACGTCAAGCCAGAGAAGGATTCGGGGTACTGCTGCCACTGGGAGGGCTGCGCTCGCAATGGGAGGGGCTTCAACGCAAGGTAAGGTACACGATCAGGGTGAACTCTATAAGGAGCTGAGCTGGAGACTGATGTTGTGCAGGTACAAGATGCTCATCCACATCCGTACGCACACCAACGAGAAGCCTCACCGTTGTCCAACATGCAACAAGAGTTTCTCCCGTCTCGAGAACCTCAAGATACACAACCGCTCACACACAGGTCAGTGGTGGTGGAGGCCCGGTCAACATGTTTGAGGAGGATTTTAATTTTGAAGCTCTATGTAGAAATAGCACGTTTGAAGGTGCAGATTGTTTCCTCAGCTCTGTGCTCCTTTAAAGTTCTTGTGTTCTTGTTTTTATACTAAGGAGTGGCCGCCGCAGTACTGTGCTCTATCGTAGTTGTTGAGTTTTTCTTTGAttcttgcattgaacaaagagagcagTCTACTTAGTCAAATttcttgtgtgttaaacatacttggccaataaatgTGATGCTGATGACATAAAGCATCCATCTCTTCCTGCAGGCGAGAAGCCCTACATTTGTCCGTATGAGGGCTGCAACAAGCGCTACTCCAACTCAAGTGACCGCTtcaaacacacgcgcacacactacGTGGACAAGCCCTACTACTGCAAGATGGCGGGATGCCTGAAGCGCTACACAGACCCCAGTTCTCTACGCAAGCACATCAAGGCCCACGGTCACTTTGTGGCTCAGGAGCAGGGCTCGCCGGGCGGGGTGGGGTCCTTGCTGAAGGGGAGTCAAAGCGGAGGTTTTGCTGGCGCATTGGGGAAGGATTCAGATATGTCCTACATGAGTGGGGCTCATATTATTTTCCCGGGGGCGGCGGCTGCTGCTCTCCTGGGAGCCCACGCTCTTCAGGGCTTGGGTGGCTCTCTGCCATTGTCCCCTCTCAGTCCTCGGCCCTTGGACCTCAGCACATTGGGTTGCCCTAACTCTCCTCCAGGTGGACTGGGAGGCACGTCTGTCCTTACTTACAACGGCTCTCCACTAGGCCTTGCCAAGTCGCCCATGCTCTCCCCAGCGTTCGCCTCCTCAACTCTGGGCATGGTTCCTGTGCTGGGGGCGACTGCCGAGCGCAGAGTCCCCAGGAAGGCCCGAGGGGAGGAGGCTGAGAACGAGGTGACAGGGCGGGTGCTTAACCTTTCCACAGGAGGGTCTCATGATCCCTTGTCATGGGTGGTCATCCCCCCAGGCACTGTGGTGCTCAAGCCAGCTGTGGtcaactgacacacacacacacacacacacacattccagaAGAGCTCAGGGGGTCAGGATGGGAGGGTGAACGCCTTAGTGAGGGTACGGGCAGTGAAGGGGGATCAGCTCACACAATAGGTTCAAAGAGTTGACACTTAAGATTACATACGTACTTACACTACATTGTATGATCAATTTTAGAACGCAGGCCTCTTTTGTTGTTGGTGGCTCAAGCTCTGTTTGTATCACACAAGTCTTATTTTATACGTTATCCATTCCTTTGTTGGGTCCGTGGACAGAGCCTATAAACGTGGCAGTCAAGTATTTATAAAAAGTTTATCGAATGTGTGCCTCTCGCCAAGCAGTGAGATGGGCAACCCTGCAGAGAAACACTATGACGCACCATCAGTGTTTATTATTTCAAACTGATAACTTGCAGGCTTTTTATAAGACAAGCTTGCCAGACCAAAGCAAGTGATCTTAACAGTTTAGTTACACACAGCACTTAACTTGTTATCGTCATAAAAACCTCAAAACTGCTGCTAAACTCTTGCTACCCTTTGGGAGGAGcgagttcttttttttccctccgaCAATCTGTCCCCGTTTCGGGGAGGCTGACCAACACAGACAAGAATGTTAGCAGACCTGCAGCTTGTAGAGCTATCTGAAGACAGACGGTGTTACGTCACCTGATAGAGATTAATAATCACTTCCTCTTTTGGAGGGCACTGCTGTGTATGGCTCCACCATGTGGCGGAAGTAGGCACAAAAACACCCCGTTGGATTGAACTGGCACAGCATTGACTCTTGGATTGTCCAGCTGCTTGCCTGCGATTGAATCAACACCGCCAGTTTGCGTATGAAAAGGGCCAGTGTGGTGATAAACACTGCTGTCTTGTTTTCTTTTAAAGAGCCACCGGGCTGAAAAACCAGTTGCGGAAAACAGATGGCCCTCCAGTAAAAGCTTCACTTTAGTTAAGAGTTTTATCCTGTGTGCCAAAAATACCCAGAAAAGGTAAATTGTGTTTCGGGGAGTCCAGACACTTAGTGCCAACTACAGCTGGACTGACAATGAAGCCACACTATGTTAAACTGCCTCATTTTATTGTCCATTAAGGGTCAAATAAAGTCTTAATGAAATTTTTTCTAGCAGTCGTCATGCACTTAATGCTGATCATCAAATCAGTTCTGTAACAAGTGTCAGTTTTAGTTGCGGGAGGTAGGAGAGGATCAACACAAGGAACATTCCCTCAAGAGACTTCTTCAGACATCCTATCCTCTCCCATCTGCCCAGTTGGCAGTCTTCTCATGGCCGACATCCACTTTGTACAACTCAAATCAGTCCtatatttttgtttgtatgtgtttggacgagacatttttttttaaatctgatgtTGAATTTTGCTTCTTGTGTTCTGTGAAAGCTGCTCTGACCTAAGCTCCTCTGCTGTCCAGGATGACTCTTTAGACAAAAGGGGATGAACTGGTCTTCTTGGGGTCTGGCTTGTAAATGAATTCAGTATATTGGAATTAACAGAAATTAGAAGAAACATAAACATTTGTCTATAAAAGGGAACTTCAAGGCCATTTTGCAAAACATTAAACCCCCAAACTACTGTCCATCTTCACTCTCCTCAGAGTATAAACAGAATTCCAGACTGATGTCATCCGAAACAGCTGATGCTAAGTAGGATAGatgtttccatggcaacagtCAATCCCATAGATGCGGCAGCTCTCCTCTTCAGGTTGAAGCTGAGGACAGGCTGAGTCTGGCAGCAGAGAGCTGGCTAACGTGACACGAATCCTCGTAGGGGTTCACATTGCTTCAATATTAAATAAGCTCTATGTTCCAGGaatgcattaataataataataacccttTGAGCTCTGTAAACTGCACTTTTGATCCCGTCATATATTGTGGGAGGCTCTTTCCTCAGTGTAGAGCTTTAATCACTTAGCATCAACCGTTAAAGCAACTTGAGGCTAAAATGTAAACCATAGAAATGCGGTACTGTACACACTCCAGGGGATTTGAAAGGTTCTCCCACAATGCTGGTTGTGTTCACAAGATTGGTCAGTGTCATTTTCCAAAAAAAGGGGGTGCCATTGACTGAAGTGCTACAGTGTTGCACAAAATGAGTTCATACAAGATAAGACTAAGGCCAGTTGAGGCCTgttctgagttttttttttctttgcacatGTTTGAGATATTCTGTCAGTATTTTCATTTTTCCAAGTGCCTTTTGTAGTTAAAATATAGACGTAAACAATCTATGGTAAAATATTTaatgagatatattttttttccctggtTTCATGTTCTGTGGTGGAACATGCAAGAATTTTAgagatgcataaaaaaaaaagtttccaacCGCTGCAATACAGCCATGTTCTCCTGTTTTAGAGGATTTTTATCACAGTATTGGTAATAAGGTCAATGAAAAGGAAACTGTTTAATAAAGATGCATTGGATACATGTGGTGTGTTTCCATCTTGTTTCTATTTGAAATACATCCGATAAAAAGAGCAGGCTGCACACCTGTCTCTGGATTGGTCAACAGACAACTCTCACTTTTGTGTTACAATACAATGGAAGTGAAACAACTAACTTGAGATAAATTAATGCTACTAGTGTGCCTCAATTATGGTTAATGTGCAATATAGTCATCCCTCGTTAATCGTTAATTggacatgaataaacaaatgtattattaagtccaatatataaaaaaaaagaggtaaaaacttggttgtaatcatccatccatcttctaccgcttgtccctttcgtggtcACAATAATATGAGAATAAACTTCAACTGATGAGCAAATTACTTGGAAAATATAGTAAACTAAGCTACAAATTACCCTGGATTAATTGTAGCTAAACTACAGGTGAAGCTATCCCCAGAAAATTGTAGAaagctacactacaagctacacAACAAAAGGAGCTTGCTACAAAAAAACGAcattacagtatataaatatttaaatgtaCAACTTTACACCAAGAAAGAAAAAGAATGCTCAGTTTGTCtattccaggggtcaccaacctttttgaaaccaagagctacttcttgggtactgattaatgcgaagggctaccagtttgatacacacttacatacattgccagaaatagccaatttgctcaatttacctttaactctatgttattattaataattaatgatatttatctttgtggaaacactgatcatcttaatgatttctcacaataaatatatatttttgatgacatgttttaaataggttaaaatccaatctgcactttgttagaatatataacaaattggaccaagctatatttctaacgaagacaaatcattaattcttttagattttccagaacaaacattttaaaagaaattcaaaagacttcgaagtaagatttaaatttgattctacagattttctagaataatgtttttgaatttcaatcataagtttgaagaaatatttcacaaatattcttcgtcgaaaaaacagaaactaaaattaagaaataaattaaaatgtatttattattctttataataaaaaaaaaatacttgaacattgatttaaattgtcaggaaagaagaggaaggaatttaaaaggtaaaaaggtatatgggttttaaaatcctaaaatcattttcaaggttgtattttttactctaaaattgtctttccgatagttataagaagcaaagtaaaaaaataaatgaacttatttaaacaagtgaagaccaagtctttaaaatattttcttgaattttcaaattctatttgagttttgtttctcttagaattaaaattggctttggggattgcaatagagatccatctggattcatgaacttaattctaaacatttcttcacaaaaaaataaatctttaacatcaatatttatggaacatgtccacaaaaaaatctagctgtcaacactgaatattgcattgttgcatttcttttcacagtttatgaacttacattagtattttgttgaagtattattcaataaatatatttataaaggatttttgaatggttgctatttttagaatatttaaaaaaaaatctcacgtaccccttggcataccttcaagtacccccaggggtacacgtacccccatttgagaaccactgtggaaGAGAACAGTGGTCCCTACCACCAGGAGCGCTAGTGAGACTAATTGCGACCAGTAGCACAGCTGTGGTCCCTATTGACTTGGAATGGGCTTACTACTTCCCTCTTTTCTGGACGTTTTGGCAGCTCTATTAGCTGGATAAATGTCAGAGATTATATTATATTGCCTCTACTATTCACCACATCATAATTACTGTGATTATGTGTTAATATGATTGAATTGCAGTTTGAATCCATTTTCTGTCTCAAAAGGGGTGCTAGTGAAACTAGTCGCAGCTGTGGTCCCAATTGACTTGAATGGGTTTAGTAGCTTGCTCTTTTCTGGACATTTTGGCAGCTCAATTAGCTGGATAAATGTCAGAGATCATATTATATTGCCTTTATTACACAGCACATCATAATTACTGTGATTATGTGTTACTACTATTGAATTGCAGGTCATGTCCAGTTGATGTTTGGTAGAGACCAGTGCCCTATcacgacccaggatggaccacagACTCAGCTACAACCCCTTCTCATTTTCTTCGGCCAAACCttataatgttattcattttctctaccaatagtaaataaaaacagcatcTATCTATAGCTTGACATACAACAATGACTTgagtgttgtttgggaacagttgataATAGTTTGAACttaactcaccttaatgtgtgttccatgtcttccatgtcgagagcagttttgattGGGGTTACAAGGTAAACAACTAAAATGGATATTTCGGACATTGTTTTTCCAaaagcatacatttgtccaaatgtggccaagtagccACATTGTGGGATTCCTGGACATCGTCTGTATCGTTAAAAgaatattaaaatttttaaattgCCCGTTTGAATATTCTCTCTTCTcttctccgactccctcgtcgtcatttgggatgtgcgtGTCTGTTGGGATTTCCTTTCCTGGTTCGAtgatcttgcctctgattggccggtcctaaatgttttgccctaatcttaaccaatcgtgactcatcatagtaaaccaaaCAATCATTGTGGGTTTTCGTAtatgtaaaccaaccaatcaccATTGCTTTTTTTCCCGTATAATTTTGTCCCCTGTCTGTGGAGTTGCACTCGTCCATTTTTCTCTtttctttctcttctttt
The DNA window shown above is from Nerophis ophidion isolate RoL-2023_Sa linkage group LG23, RoL_Noph_v1.0, whole genome shotgun sequence and carries:
- the glis2b gene encoding zinc finger protein GLIS2b, which encodes MLSVDEPLDLKLPRRNNGQDRGLRSPPLSPLFLKQARHLRMADDGTAVMEPASPASPYTGVHDRTDTPASPAVDLSMSPSSLRHTPTSPEMTNGNYVTSASSQLSQAFQFFIPIGAGTGLHLPSSMFIGQMSDKRASPDLSADEQLACHWKKCHLLFDSLQDLVDHVNDFHVKPEKDSGYCCHWEGCARNGRGFNARYKMLIHIRTHTNEKPHRCPTCNKSFSRLENLKIHNRSHTGEKPYICPYEGCNKRYSNSSDRFKHTRTHYVDKPYYCKMAGCLKRYTDPSSLRKHIKAHGHFVAQEQGSPGGVGSLLKGSQSGGFAGALGKDSDMSYMSGAHIIFPGAAAAALLGAHALQGLGGSLPLSPLSPRPLDLSTLGCPNSPPGGLGGTSVLTYNGSPLGLAKSPMLSPAFASSTLGMVPVLGATAERRVPRKARGEEAENEVTGRVLNLSTGGSHDPLSWVVIPPGTVVLKPAVVN